From Paenibacillus graminis, a single genomic window includes:
- a CDS encoding DsbA family protein, whose product MGKSKTNNVMVSGLSKAEKRRAELEQQKQKTRILIISTVAIVVIIFVGLFMLASRDSSSSADSGKAVDFNYSEFPRLGKEDAPVKIVEFGDFKCPACAQFTGVIKPQIVQEYVNQDKAAFYFVNMAFIGPDSETASLAALSVYHQNNEAFWTYYDALYANQGDENAEWATEDFLVSLAEKEKLPVDLDLLRKDIQERTYESELQSDISTAKDTGVTSTPSVFINGHKVDEPFNMEAIKAQIKSASEAVSAE is encoded by the coding sequence TTGGGCAAATCTAAAACAAACAATGTCATGGTTTCCGGGCTAAGTAAAGCTGAGAAACGCAGGGCTGAGCTGGAGCAGCAGAAACAGAAAACGAGAATTCTAATTATTAGTACGGTCGCAATTGTGGTGATAATTTTTGTCGGACTTTTCATGTTGGCATCGAGGGATTCCTCTTCATCGGCAGATTCAGGCAAAGCGGTTGATTTCAATTACAGTGAGTTCCCAAGACTGGGGAAAGAGGATGCCCCTGTCAAAATCGTCGAGTTCGGTGATTTCAAATGCCCGGCCTGCGCCCAGTTTACAGGTGTAATCAAGCCGCAGATTGTGCAGGAGTATGTGAATCAGGATAAAGCAGCTTTCTACTTTGTAAATATGGCTTTTATCGGCCCGGATTCCGAAACAGCTTCGCTGGCGGCATTATCAGTCTATCATCAGAACAATGAGGCTTTCTGGACTTACTACGATGCGCTTTACGCCAATCAGGGGGATGAGAATGCAGAGTGGGCCACGGAGGACTTCCTGGTGAGTCTTGCGGAGAAGGAAAAGCTGCCTGTCGATCTGGATCTTTTACGCAAAGATATCCAGGAACGAACTTATGAAAGTGAGCTGCAAAGTGATATCAGCACCGCCAAGGATACCGGTGTAACCTCTACACCTAGTGTATTCATTAATGGACACAAAGTGGATGAGCCTTTCAATATGGAAGCTATTAAAGCTCAGATTAAGTCCGCTTCCGAAGCTGTGAGCGCCGAGTGA
- a CDS encoding disulfide oxidoreductase, with translation MKATTFCRRHCLYLAWFVSVIAVAGSLYLSEVLKYEPCKLCWFQRIFMYPQLILLGIATYRNDKKIIPYVLPLSLIGGCISIYHYAEQKIPALSKVLPCTIGVPCNKDYLNYFGFITIPLLALIAFALIAILLWIGRKEDNVE, from the coding sequence ATGAAGGCCACTACATTCTGCAGACGCCACTGTCTCTATTTGGCCTGGTTTGTGTCTGTTATCGCAGTAGCGGGAAGTTTGTATCTAAGTGAGGTATTAAAGTACGAGCCCTGCAAGTTATGCTGGTTCCAGCGGATTTTTATGTACCCGCAGCTTATCCTGCTGGGCATTGCGACCTACCGGAATGACAAAAAGATCATTCCCTATGTGCTGCCCCTAAGTCTCATTGGCGGGTGCATTTCTATCTATCATTATGCAGAGCAGAAGATACCGGCGCTCAGCAAGGTGCTTCCCTGCACAATTGGCGTACCCTGCAACAAGGACTATCTGAATTATTTCGGGTTTATTACGATCCCTTTGTTAGCCTTAATTGCCTTTGCGCTAATCGCAATTTTGCTCTGGATCGGGCGTAAAGAGGATAACGTAGAATAA